A window of Flavobacterium flavigenum contains these coding sequences:
- a CDS encoding DUF7619 domain-containing protein — MKKIYFLVLALGFFNGLSAQIVNIPDANFKAKLLDASSSNNIAKNLNGDWFKIDSNFDRELQLYELKQVSYLNIHKAVNIGSLEGIRSFENLKYLDCSSLLGNTRLNSLDVSGLSNLEGLECANNYITTMNVDGLINLKSLSCNNNLLTSLTVINLPVLEALSCKNNQLLTLNVSSLPKLVGLDCENNFISTLDLNGFSRLQSLLCRNNKLTNLSLNGAMSMFSASIFCSNNLLTSLNIAGMPYLTSLYFENNQISTISISGLNELQTIKCDHNQLTSLNLSNLPKLENLYCYNNQLTSLDLNEFPMLKDIRCNDNNLREIFYKNGIASYSNFDFSLNPNLEFICVDEWKIPRVSSDIKYYGYSATCNTNSYCSFEPGGIFYIVKGDNRFDSNNDGCDATDMIIPNLKFSLSNGTTTGVQICDNTGAFTFPVGAGIHILKPVLENPNYFKFSPSNISINFPSQVSPYTQNFCLIPNSNHPDLEMVLLPLNIARPGFISEYKIIYKNKGTNVQSGTIDLQYNGLISNLSYSIPKVLDQTASKFVWEFNNLLPFETREIQLHLNINKPTDSSPVNAGDNLNYIVNISSSSLDETPKDNTFVLNQTVVNSYDPNDKTCLEGSIITPSLIGEYVHYMIRFENTGTYQAQNIVVKDMIDLSKFDISTLIPTSSSHSFVTKISEGNKVEFIFENINLPFDDATNDGYIAFKIKTKPTLVVGDTFANEANIYFDYNFPILTNKATSKFQNTLANPDFEFSNYFALYPNPANNVLNINTKQAIEIEALVIYDILGQLVIAVPNAKSVSSIDVSQLRAGTYFLKVKSDKGSSGIKFIKN; from the coding sequence ATGAAGAAAATTTACTTTTTGGTTCTGGCTTTAGGCTTTTTTAATGGATTGAGTGCTCAAATTGTTAATATTCCTGATGCTAATTTTAAGGCAAAGTTGTTGGATGCAAGTTCAAGTAATAACATTGCTAAAAATTTGAATGGTGATTGGTTTAAAATTGATTCAAATTTTGATAGAGAATTACAGTTGTATGAATTAAAGCAAGTTAGTTATTTGAACATTCATAAGGCCGTAAATATTGGTTCTTTAGAAGGGATAAGAAGTTTTGAAAACTTAAAATACTTAGATTGTTCCAGTCTTTTAGGAAATACTCGTCTTAATTCATTAGATGTTAGTGGTTTAAGTAATTTAGAAGGACTAGAATGTGCAAACAATTATATTACCACGATGAATGTTGATGGTTTAATAAATCTTAAATCTTTAAGTTGTAACAATAATTTATTAACTTCTTTGACAGTCATAAATCTCCCAGTTCTTGAGGCCCTGAGTTGCAAGAATAACCAATTGTTAACTTTGAATGTAAGTAGTTTACCAAAATTAGTGGGATTGGATTGTGAAAATAATTTTATTTCAACTCTTGATTTAAATGGTTTTTCAAGGTTGCAATCGTTACTCTGTAGAAATAATAAATTAACTAATTTAAGTTTAAATGGAGCAATGTCTATGTTTTCTGCTAGTATTTTTTGTAGTAACAATCTATTAACATCGCTAAATATTGCGGGAATGCCATATTTAACCTCTTTGTATTTTGAAAATAACCAAATTTCTACTATTAGTATAAGCGGATTAAATGAATTACAAACTATAAAATGTGATCATAATCAATTGACGTCTTTAAACTTGTCTAATTTGCCAAAATTAGAAAATTTATACTGTTATAATAATCAATTAACTAGTTTAGATTTAAATGAATTTCCGATGTTAAAAGATATCAGATGTAACGATAATAATCTAAGAGAGATTTTTTATAAAAATGGGATTGCATCATATTCAAATTTTGATTTCAGTTTAAATCCAAATTTAGAATTCATTTGTGTTGACGAATGGAAAATTCCTCGTGTAAGTAGTGATATTAAATATTATGGTTATTCTGCAACTTGTAATACCAATTCTTATTGTTCTTTTGAGCCTGGCGGCATTTTTTATATAGTAAAGGGAGATAATAGATTTGATAGTAACAATGACGGTTGCGATGCCACAGATATGATAATACCCAATCTGAAATTTTCATTATCAAATGGTACTACGACAGGAGTTCAGATTTGTGATAATACAGGTGCTTTTACATTTCCGGTAGGAGCAGGAATACATATATTAAAACCAGTTTTGGAAAACCCCAATTACTTCAAATTCTCACCATCCAATATAAGTATCAATTTTCCGTCGCAAGTTAGTCCGTATACTCAAAACTTTTGTCTGATCCCAAATAGTAATCATCCAGATTTAGAAATGGTTTTATTGCCTTTGAATATCGCAAGACCTGGATTTATATCGGAGTATAAAATTATTTATAAAAATAAAGGGACTAATGTCCAGTCAGGGACTATAGATTTACAATATAATGGTCTTATTTCAAATCTTAGTTATTCAATTCCGAAAGTGTTAGATCAGACAGCAAGTAAATTTGTTTGGGAATTTAATAATTTGCTACCATTTGAAACGAGAGAAATACAATTACACTTAAATATAAACAAACCAACAGATTCAAGCCCTGTAAATGCAGGAGATAATTTGAATTATATTGTTAACATTAGCTCTTCGAGCCTAGACGAGACGCCAAAAGACAATACTTTTGTCCTTAATCAGACAGTGGTTAATTCTTACGATCCAAATGATAAAACCTGTTTGGAAGGTTCCATTATCACACCAAGTTTGATAGGAGAGTATGTGCACTACATGATTCGTTTTGAAAATACTGGAACTTATCAGGCGCAAAATATTGTAGTAAAAGATATGATCGATTTATCAAAATTTGATATTTCGACTTTAATCCCAACCAGTTCAAGTCATTCATTTGTAACTAAAATTTCAGAAGGTAATAAAGTTGAATTTATATTCGAAAATATCAATCTTCCTTTTGATGATGCTACCAATGATGGCTATATTGCTTTTAAAATCAAAACGAAACCAACATTGGTAGTTGGAGATACATTTGCTAACGAGGCTAATATTTATTTTGATTATAATTTTCCTATCCTTACCAATAAAGCGACTTCAAAATTTCAAAATACTTTAGCGAATCCCGATTTTGAGTTTTCGAATTATTTTGCACTGTATCCAAATCCTGCTAACAATGTTTTAAATATTAATACTAAGCAGGCTATTGAAATAGAAGCATTGGTAATTTATGATATTTTAGGGCAATTGGTTATTGCTGTTCCAAATGCAAAATCAGTTTCATCTATTGATGTTTCACAACTAAGGGCTGGTACTTACTTTTTAAAAGTTAAATCAGATAAAGGAAGCTCAGGTATAAAGTTTATTAAAAACTAA
- a CDS encoding ExbD/TolR family protein — protein MQNLAKKVRSRKLNTRVDLTAMVSISFLLIIFFMVTIELAKPKGIDLGLPDKYPGCGGSYGCIDANRIYTILLDDNDKIITYHGLLSYPRQNPKEIKYGKDGIRKELLISKKNIQEYTGNPDKGAIVIIKPSKKCNFKNLIDILDEMAITKIDTYTIVDDYTPEETKLLAAN, from the coding sequence ATGCAAAACCTTGCTAAAAAAGTCAGAAGCAGAAAACTAAACACAAGAGTTGATTTAACCGCTATGGTCAGTATTTCTTTTTTACTGATTATATTTTTTATGGTAACTATTGAATTGGCAAAACCAAAAGGTATAGATTTGGGTTTACCAGATAAATATCCGGGATGCGGTGGATCTTATGGCTGTATTGATGCAAATCGTATTTATACCATTTTATTAGATGACAATGACAAAATAATAACTTATCACGGGTTATTATCATATCCCCGTCAGAATCCTAAAGAAATTAAATATGGAAAAGATGGTATTCGAAAAGAACTATTAATTAGCAAAAAGAATATTCAGGAGTATACAGGAAATCCCGACAAAGGAGCAATTGTAATCATAAAACCAAGTAAAAAATGCAACTTTAAAAATTTGATTGATATCTTAGACGAAATGGCAATTACTAAAATTGATACTTATACTATTGTAGATGATTATACTCCTGAAGAAACAAAATTATTAGCAGCTAACTAA
- a CDS encoding cellulase family glycosylhydrolase: protein MKNKNTLIAIALFSVLTISCNKSKNEVKTGQSPIETSVAERTIWTKEKANTWYAKQPWLVGANFTPGNAINQLEMWQADTFDPKKIDQELGWAESIGMNVMRVYLHDLLHKDDTEGFYKRMDEYLTIADKHHIKTLFVLFDSCWDPFPVSGKQRAPKPFLHNSGWVQSPGRKALLDEKQTPRLEKYIKETVAHFKDDNRILGWDVWNEPDNMNSPAYVNAEAANKEELVYKLLEKAFKWARSSNPSQPLTSGVWAGDWSEKGMKPIFKLQLEQSDVISFHCYDKPADFKNRINELKRYGRPLLCTEYMARPNGSTFEGFLPIAKENKIAMMNWGLVDGKTQTKFPWDSWTKTYTSAPPVWFHEVFNSDGMPYKKAETDFIKKIISEVNSK, encoded by the coding sequence ATGAAAAATAAAAATACATTAATAGCTATTGCTTTATTTTCGGTATTAACCATTAGCTGCAACAAAAGCAAAAATGAAGTCAAAACCGGACAAAGCCCAATCGAAACTTCTGTAGCCGAAAGAACAATCTGGACTAAAGAGAAAGCCAATACATGGTATGCAAAACAACCATGGCTTGTAGGGGCCAATTTCACACCCGGTAATGCCATTAACCAGTTAGAAATGTGGCAGGCAGATACATTTGATCCTAAAAAAATCGATCAGGAATTAGGTTGGGCAGAAAGCATAGGAATGAATGTAATGCGTGTTTATCTTCATGATTTGCTTCATAAAGATGATACTGAAGGATTTTACAAGAGAATGGATGAATATTTGACTATTGCAGACAAACATCATATCAAAACATTATTCGTTTTGTTCGATTCTTGCTGGGATCCTTTTCCGGTGTCTGGAAAACAAAGAGCTCCTAAACCATTTTTACACAATTCTGGATGGGTGCAGTCGCCGGGGCGAAAAGCGCTTCTGGATGAAAAACAAACTCCACGTTTAGAAAAATATATAAAAGAAACGGTAGCGCATTTTAAAGATGATAATCGAATTTTAGGCTGGGATGTCTGGAATGAGCCGGACAACATGAACAGTCCAGCTTATGTAAATGCGGAAGCTGCTAATAAAGAAGAACTGGTTTATAAGCTCTTAGAAAAAGCTTTTAAATGGGCCAGATCAAGTAATCCTTCGCAACCTTTGACTTCAGGAGTCTGGGCTGGCGACTGGTCTGAAAAAGGCATGAAGCCAATTTTTAAATTACAACTGGAACAATCAGATGTTATTTCTTTTCATTGTTATGATAAACCGGCAGATTTTAAAAACAGAATAAATGAATTAAAACGCTACGGCAGACCATTATTATGTACAGAATATATGGCAAGACCAAACGGCAGCACTTTTGAAGGATTTTTACCAATCGCCAAAGAAAACAAAATTGCGATGATGAACTGGGGATTAGTGGACGGAAAGACGCAAACTAAATTTCCGTGGGACAGCTGGACAAAAACATATACTTCTGCGCCACCTGTATGGTTTCATGAAGTTTTTAATTCGGATGGTATGCCTTATAAAAAAGCAGAAACCGATTTTATAAAAAAAATAATATCTGAAGTAAATTCTAAATAA
- a CDS encoding hybrid sensor histidine kinase/response regulator transcription factor — protein sequence MQRFFKIGTVICFLFLSATIFSQEYYFKHYKVENGMSNNSVLASIQDKDGFLWFGTKDGLNRFDGYHFKTFRSGSNPKTSLGINYIQSLHEFKNYIWVGTDKGLYSYDKKLEKFTFLNEAINNRINDIDNDLKNNLWFISIGTLVKYNVDTKETKLFDRNSFYATSITCDKNGVIWASSYDDLYRYSEATQSFDKINVQLPGINFSISVIYALDANSILIGTRDHGVYKYDVSTGKTSPFINGSAKPIFVRQFKKNKNELWITSESGAYIYNLKNKTIRNLRKSPSDPYAISDNAAYCITIDKENGVWIGTYFGGVNYHQKQYDQFKKYFPRRSENAIVGSAVREIHKDNQENLWIGTEDAGINKFNLQTRKFVNFQPNGTKLGLSFYNIHAVLPRGNKVWIGTFEHGLDVMDANSGKVIKHYDHNSSNLRSNFIITFYETPEKKLYVVTSLGIYIYDDQNDNFKICDDFSQNTHYTCMFKDKDGNFWAGSYRDGLFYYNAKTKEKAVYRYDLKNDKSISNDFITSIFQDEQNNLWIATENGLNLFDTRTKEFRKFTTKEGFPSNVIYSILQDEKENLWITTSKGLVTFNYKTKAVKIFTTANGLLSDQFNYSSAFKDSNGDMYFGNLNGMISFNPKNFRAYKYNPPIFITGLQINNQDVGVNDEDSPLDESVSYIKKITLKNHQSNFNIDFASLSYTAPELTEYWYKLDGISDDWVYLNKNNKVFFTELPSGDYKFRVKSLSASGIWSKEAVVAITILPPFWASSYALFLYFLLLSGCFYWLLRRYHRKTIKENNQKIATLNNEKEKEIYHAKIEFFTNVAHEIRTPLTLIKSPLESLLKRTYESPEILPNLSIMEKNTSRLLNLVNELLDFRKTEMEGLGLTFVETNISMLVKHLQSEFTPLIEEKSIHFELELGEKNIYAFVDEEAIRKILSNLISNAIKYAKSKVFITLFRDEDSLEFIIKNDGNLIPKSLKNKIFEPFFRILGSEMQTGTGIGLSLAHSLTELHNGTLKLQFSDASMNTFVLQLPLRQESEFHLYKDSPETAGKESNEEFENEIIAKNIKTQILVVEDNLELLNFMSKELGKEYKIFKAANGEEALKVIHNETIHIVISDITMPVMDGIELCDRIKSNIETSHIPVILLTALSAVQSRIKGLESGADAYISKPFSIDFILAQIDNLISNRRHVMEYYASSPLSHLKTIAHNKTDEDFIKKLDEIIDQNMADTNLSVESLADILHMSRSTLYRKIKDISNLSPNELINNARLKKAAELLLSGKYKVYEIAEIVGYNSQSSFSRNFQKSFGMSPSEFINNGN from the coding sequence ATGCAAAGATTTTTCAAAATTGGTACAGTCATTTGTTTTTTGTTTTTGTCAGCTACAATTTTCAGTCAGGAATATTATTTTAAACATTATAAGGTAGAAAATGGGATGTCTAATAATTCTGTTCTGGCCTCCATTCAGGACAAGGACGGATTTTTATGGTTTGGCACTAAAGATGGTCTGAACCGTTTTGACGGATATCACTTTAAAACATTCCGCAGCGGATCAAACCCTAAAACATCATTAGGAATAAACTATATCCAATCGCTGCATGAATTCAAAAATTATATCTGGGTTGGAACCGATAAGGGATTGTATTCTTATGATAAAAAGTTAGAAAAATTTACTTTTCTGAACGAGGCAATAAACAATCGCATTAATGATATTGATAATGACCTGAAAAATAATTTGTGGTTTATTTCTATTGGAACACTCGTAAAATATAATGTTGACACAAAAGAAACCAAACTGTTTGACAGAAATTCATTTTATGCGACTTCTATTACGTGTGATAAAAATGGAGTAATATGGGCATCATCATACGATGATTTATATCGTTATTCTGAAGCGACTCAAAGTTTCGATAAAATTAATGTACAGCTTCCCGGCATCAATTTTTCAATTTCGGTTATTTATGCATTAGATGCGAATTCAATTTTAATTGGCACAAGGGATCACGGTGTTTATAAATATGATGTATCAACAGGAAAAACATCTCCTTTTATTAACGGTTCCGCAAAGCCTATTTTTGTCAGACAATTTAAAAAGAACAAAAATGAATTATGGATCACCAGTGAATCAGGTGCTTATATTTATAATTTAAAAAATAAAACAATACGAAATTTACGCAAAAGTCCGAGCGACCCTTATGCTATCTCAGACAATGCAGCATATTGCATTACTATTGATAAAGAAAACGGGGTTTGGATCGGAACTTATTTTGGAGGGGTAAATTACCATCAAAAACAATACGATCAGTTTAAAAAATACTTTCCGCGCAGGAGTGAAAATGCGATTGTAGGAAGCGCCGTTCGTGAAATTCACAAAGACAATCAGGAAAATCTCTGGATTGGGACTGAAGATGCCGGGATTAATAAATTTAACCTGCAGACCCGGAAATTTGTCAATTTTCAGCCTAACGGAACAAAATTAGGGCTCTCCTTTTATAATATACATGCCGTTTTACCTAGAGGAAATAAAGTCTGGATTGGAACTTTTGAGCATGGACTGGATGTAATGGATGCTAATAGCGGAAAAGTCATCAAACATTATGACCATAATTCAAGTAATTTAAGAAGTAATTTTATTATTACATTTTATGAAACCCCGGAAAAGAAATTATATGTAGTAACCTCTCTGGGGATTTATATATATGATGATCAAAATGATAATTTTAAAATTTGCGATGATTTTTCCCAAAACACACATTATACCTGTATGTTTAAAGACAAAGACGGAAATTTCTGGGCAGGATCCTACAGGGACGGATTATTTTATTACAATGCTAAAACTAAGGAAAAAGCAGTTTACAGGTATGATTTAAAAAATGATAAAAGCATCAGTAATGATTTTATCACATCCATTTTTCAGGATGAACAGAACAACCTTTGGATTGCAACTGAAAATGGCCTGAATTTATTTGATACGCGAACAAAAGAATTCAGAAAATTCACCACTAAAGAAGGATTTCCAAGCAATGTAATTTATTCTATTCTTCAGGATGAAAAAGAGAATTTATGGATCACAACTTCAAAAGGATTAGTCACATTTAATTATAAAACGAAGGCTGTTAAAATCTTCACCACAGCAAACGGATTACTGAGCGACCAGTTTAATTACAGCTCTGCCTTTAAGGATTCTAACGGAGATATGTATTTTGGAAACCTGAACGGCATGATTAGCTTTAATCCTAAAAATTTCAGGGCTTACAAATACAATCCACCTATATTTATTACAGGACTTCAGATAAACAATCAGGATGTTGGGGTGAATGATGAAGATTCACCGCTGGACGAATCTGTTTCTTACATCAAAAAAATTACTTTAAAAAATCATCAGTCTAATTTCAATATTGATTTTGCTTCATTAAGCTACACAGCGCCTGAACTTACAGAATATTGGTATAAACTGGACGGTATCAGTGATGATTGGGTTTACCTGAATAAAAATAATAAAGTGTTTTTTACAGAACTTCCGTCGGGTGATTATAAATTCAGGGTAAAATCATTAAGTGCAAGCGGAATATGGAGTAAGGAAGCTGTCGTTGCCATTACAATATTGCCACCATTTTGGGCTAGCAGTTATGCATTATTTCTCTATTTCTTACTACTATCAGGTTGTTTTTACTGGCTTTTACGCCGATATCACCGAAAAACAATCAAAGAGAATAACCAAAAAATAGCAACTCTTAATAACGAGAAAGAAAAGGAAATCTATCATGCAAAAATTGAATTCTTCACCAATGTTGCACACGAAATCCGGACTCCTTTAACCTTAATTAAGAGTCCTTTAGAAAGTTTGCTGAAAAGAACGTATGAATCTCCTGAAATTCTGCCAAATTTATCAATAATGGAGAAAAATACTTCCCGTTTATTGAATCTGGTCAATGAACTGCTTGATTTTAGAAAAACAGAAATGGAAGGACTGGGATTGACTTTTGTTGAAACGAATATATCAATGCTTGTAAAACATCTGCAGTCTGAATTCACACCTTTAATTGAAGAAAAAAGCATCCATTTCGAACTGGAACTGGGAGAAAAAAACATTTATGCTTTCGTAGATGAAGAGGCAATTCGGAAAATTCTAAGCAACTTAATCAGTAATGCTATTAAATATGCCAAAAGCAAAGTTTTCATTACTTTATTCAGGGATGAAGACTCTTTGGAATTTATCATCAAAAATGACGGGAATTTGATTCCAAAAAGCCTTAAAAACAAAATTTTCGAACCGTTCTTCAGGATATTAGGATCTGAAATGCAGACAGGTACAGGAATTGGATTATCACTAGCCCATTCATTGACTGAACTGCATAACGGAACGCTAAAATTGCAATTTTCAGACGCTTCCATGAACACTTTTGTTTTGCAATTGCCACTTCGTCAGGAGAGCGAATTTCATCTCTATAAAGATTCCCCTGAAACTGCAGGAAAAGAAAGTAATGAAGAATTTGAAAATGAGATTATAGCTAAAAATATCAAAACTCAAATACTGGTTGTAGAAGACAATTTAGAACTGCTTAATTTTATGAGCAAAGAGCTTGGCAAGGAATACAAAATTTTTAAAGCAGCTAATGGAGAAGAAGCATTAAAAGTAATTCACAATGAAACGATACATATCGTTATCAGTGATATAACAATGCCTGTAATGGACGGAATTGAGTTATGCGACCGTATTAAATCTAATATTGAAACAAGTCATATTCCTGTAATTTTACTTACAGCCCTGAGCGCTGTACAATCCAGGATTAAAGGTTTAGAATCAGGCGCTGATGCATATATTTCCAAGCCATTTTCTATTGATTTTATATTGGCTCAAATTGACAATTTAATATCCAACAGGCGACATGTCATGGAATATTATGCAAGTTCTCCCCTGTCGCATTTAAAAACAATTGCCCATAATAAGACCGACGAGGATTTTATTAAAAAACTGGATGAAATTATAGACCAGAATATGGCAGATACAAATCTAAGTGTCGAATCATTAGCCGATATCCTGCATATGAGCCGCTCTACTTTATATCGCAAAATAAAAGACATATCCAACCTGAGTCCAAACGAACTGATTAATAATGCCCGTTTAAAAAAAGCAGCCGAATTATTACTTTCCGGTAAATACAAAGTGTATGAAATTGCAGAAATAGTAGGATACAATTCGCAGTCCAGTTTCAGCAGAAATTTTCAAAAAAGCTTTGGAATGTCACCTTCGGAGTTTATCAACAATGGCAATTAA
- the rpsA gene encoding 30S ribosomal protein S1, protein MSEQLKSQEEFLANFNWHNFQEGIDAVDEKNLQEFEELVSKTFIATDQEEVVEGVVVRITDRDVIVDINAKSEGVISLNEFRYNPNLKVGDKVEVLIDIREDKTGQLVLSHRKARTIKSWDRVIAANETGEIVNGFVKCRTKGGMIVDVFGIEAFLPGSQIDVKPIRDYDVYVNKMMEFKVVKINHEFKNVVVSHKALIEADIEVQKKEIIGQLQKGQVLEGVVKNITSYGVFIDLGGVDGLIHITDLSWSRINHPSEVLELDQKLNVVILDFDDEKTRIQLGLKQLNAHPWDALDANLTVGDKVKGKVVVIADYGAFIEVAEGVEGLIHVSEMSWSTHLRSAQDFVKVGDVVEAVILTLDRDDRKMSLGIKQLTQDPWTDITSKYPVGSKHTGIVRNFTNFGIFVELEEGIDGLIYISDLSWTKKIKHPSEFVNVGEKLDVVVLELDVDGRKLSLGHKQTTANPWDQYEDSFAVGTIHNGEISEIVDKGATVEFGDDIVAFIPTRHLEKEDGKKLKKGDTADFKVIEFNKEFKRVVASHTAIFREEEEKNVKAATETTASASTNAPAATLGDNNDVLAALKAKMEKTEKK, encoded by the coding sequence ATGTCTGAACAATTAAAATCACAAGAAGAGTTTTTAGCAAATTTTAACTGGCATAACTTCCAAGAAGGAATCGACGCAGTAGATGAGAAAAACTTACAAGAGTTTGAAGAACTAGTATCAAAAACTTTCATCGCTACAGATCAGGAAGAAGTAGTTGAAGGTGTTGTTGTTAGAATTACAGATAGAGACGTTATCGTTGATATCAATGCTAAATCTGAAGGTGTTATTTCTTTAAACGAATTCCGTTACAACCCAAACTTAAAAGTAGGTGACAAAGTAGAAGTATTAATCGACATTCGTGAGGACAAAACAGGTCAGTTAGTATTATCTCACAGAAAAGCACGTACTATCAAATCTTGGGATAGAGTTATTGCAGCTAATGAAACTGGAGAAATCGTTAACGGTTTTGTTAAATGCAGAACTAAAGGAGGTATGATCGTTGACGTATTCGGTATCGAGGCGTTCTTACCAGGATCTCAAATTGACGTTAAGCCAATTAGAGACTACGATGTATATGTAAACAAAATGATGGAATTCAAAGTGGTAAAAATTAACCACGAATTCAAAAATGTTGTTGTATCTCACAAAGCGCTTATCGAGGCTGATATTGAAGTACAGAAAAAAGAAATCATCGGTCAATTACAAAAAGGACAAGTATTAGAAGGTGTTGTTAAAAACATTACTTCTTATGGTGTGTTCATTGACTTAGGTGGTGTTGACGGATTAATTCACATTACTGACCTTTCTTGGAGCAGAATCAACCACCCAAGTGAAGTTCTTGAATTAGACCAAAAATTAAACGTTGTAATCCTTGATTTCGATGATGAGAAAACAAGAATTCAATTAGGATTGAAACAATTAAACGCTCACCCATGGGATGCTTTAGATGCTAACTTAACTGTTGGTGACAAAGTAAAAGGTAAAGTAGTTGTAATCGCTGATTACGGTGCTTTCATCGAAGTTGCTGAAGGTGTTGAAGGTTTAATCCACGTTTCTGAAATGTCATGGTCAACTCATTTACGTTCTGCTCAGGATTTCGTAAAAGTTGGAGATGTTGTTGAAGCAGTTATCTTAACTTTAGATAGAGATGACCGTAAAATGTCATTAGGTATCAAACAATTGACTCAGGATCCATGGACTGACATTACTTCTAAATACCCAGTAGGTTCTAAACATACAGGTATCGTTAGAAACTTTACAAACTTTGGTATTTTCGTAGAATTAGAAGAAGGAATTGATGGATTAATCTACATTTCTGACCTTTCTTGGACTAAGAAAATCAAACACCCATCTGAGTTTGTAAACGTTGGTGAAAAACTTGATGTTGTGGTATTAGAATTAGATGTTGACGGACGTAAATTATCTTTAGGTCACAAACAAACTACTGCTAATCCTTGGGATCAATACGAAGATTCTTTCGCTGTAGGAACTATTCACAACGGTGAGATTTCTGAAATCGTTGACAAAGGAGCTACTGTAGAATTCGGAGATGATATCGTTGCTTTCATTCCTACTCGTCACCTTGAAAAAGAAGACGGAAAGAAATTGAAAAAAGGTGATACTGCTGATTTCAAAGTAATTGAATTCAATAAAGAGTTCAAAAGAGTAGTTGCTTCTCACACTGCTATCTTCAGAGAAGAAGAAGAGAAAAACGTGAAAGCTGCAACTGAAACTACTGCATCTGCATCTACAAACGCACCAGCTGCGACTTTAGGTGACAACAATGATGTATTAGCTGCTTTAAAAGCTAAAATGGAAAAAACTGAGAAAAAATAG
- a CDS encoding ExbD/TolR family protein gives MVINRKVRSRKLNTRVDLTAMVSISFLLIIFFMVAGELRKPKMMDLGVPDCIDEWQGGCYRVDELRVLTLLLDDNNKMISYRGLLYAPVQNPKEVKYGKDGIRKELFNIDRKIHEYSARMGKPEIGVTVIIKPSKKSNYGNLVDILDEMNITGINSYAIVNDFTPEETKLLASK, from the coding sequence ATGGTAATTAATAGAAAAGTCAGAAGCAGAAAATTAAACACAAGAGTCGATTTAACCGCAATGGTCAGTATTTCTTTTCTACTGATTATATTTTTTATGGTTGCAGGTGAATTAAGGAAGCCAAAAATGATGGATTTAGGAGTACCAGATTGCATTGATGAATGGCAGGGAGGTTGCTATCGTGTAGACGAGCTCAGAGTTTTGACTTTATTACTGGACGATAATAATAAAATGATTAGTTACAGGGGATTGTTATACGCTCCCGTCCAAAATCCCAAGGAAGTCAAATATGGAAAAGACGGAATACGTAAAGAGCTATTTAATATTGACAGAAAAATTCATGAATATTCTGCTAGAATGGGAAAACCAGAAATAGGTGTTACCGTTATCATTAAACCAAGTAAAAAATCTAATTACGGTAATCTGGTGGATATTCTCGATGAGATGAACATCACAGGAATCAATTCATATGCAATTGTAAATGATTTCACTCCTGAAGAAACTAAATTATTGGCTTCTAAGTAA